The Theileria orientalis strain Shintoku DNA, chromosome 3, complete genome genome window below encodes:
- a CDS encoding T-complex protein 1 alpha subunit, with the protein MEVGTHLCSLEIREFIGNQQNKHSQISCKLLKNTEVSLNYKKHTYKMSVGILGQRTTGKDVRAGNVNAVQAIANILKSSLGPKGLDKMLVDDLGDVTITNDGATMLKQLEVQHPAAKLLVDLSELQDKEVGDGTTSVVLVAAELLKRANDLANSGIHPTSIITGYKMALKVRNINKEYTESVKFIRENMSLSLDSMGEDVLLNIAKTTLSSKMVGFDPEYFAQMVVKAIRTVKTVNDEGDYKYPVGRVNVIKVHGKSAKESYLVNGYAVLMGRASQGMPTSVKKAKIAFLDFPLKQYRLHLGVQVNITKPEELEQIRLKEKDITKERVKKILDTGCNVVLSSQGIDDMSMKYFVEAGVIAVRRVPKKDLKNISKITKGKLLLTLSTFDGEEEFSSDYLGTCESVEEKRIGDWDALFFNTGDENKGSMSNVQVGDSSCTMVLRGANDFFINELERSVHDALCALSTALEQNSLVPGGGSVESNLSIHLHNYSKSLSSREQLAIDEFAEALLVIPKTLSLNAALDATEYVSILKSYHAKYYANKDENKDYKWYGLSLNDGKIENNLKMGVLEATISKIKSIKFATEAAITILRIDDLITLEPEKELPNEDD; encoded by the exons atGGAAGTtggtacacatttatgcTCGTTAGAAATAAGAGAGTTCATA GGAAACcaacaaaataaacatagTCAAATAagttgtaaattattaaaaaacacaGAAGTATCtctaaattataaaaaacatacatataaaatgtCAGTTGGAATTCTAGGTCAGAGAACGACCGGAAAGGACGTTAGAGCGGGAAACg TAAATGCAGTTCAAGCGATAGCAAACATCCTTAAGTCGAGTCTGGGCCCGAAGGGCCTGGACAAAATGCTGGTGGATGACCTGGGCGACGTCACAATCACAAACGATGGAGCCACGATGCTGAAACAACTGGAAGTTCAGCACCCAGCAGCAAAATTGCTGGTAGACTTGAGCGAGCTCCAGGACAAAGAg GTCGGCGACGGAACAACATCAGTAGTGCTGGTTGCAGCGGAACTGCTCAAAAGAGCGAACGACCTGGCAAATTCAGGAATACACCCAACGTCAATCATAACAGGATATAAAATGGCACTGAAGGTAAGGAACATAAATAAAGAGTACACA GAAAGCGTTAAGTTTATTCGAGAGAACATGAGTCTGTCACTGGACTCGATGGGAGAAGACGTCTTGTTGAACATCGCAAAGACGACCCTGTCATCGAAGATGGTAGGATTCGACCCGGAGTACTTCGCACAAATGGTAGTTAAAGCAATAAGAACAGTGAAGACGGTGAACGACGAAGGAGACTACAAGTACCCAGTAGGAAGAGTGAACGTGATCAAGGTGCACGGAAAAAGCGCAAAGGAGTCGTACCTGGTTAACGGATACGCAGTGCTGATGGGAAGAGCGTCACAAGGAATGCCGACGAGCGTCAAGAAGGCAAAAATAGCGTTCCTGGACTTCCCACTGAAGCAGTACAGACTGCACCTGGGAGTTCAAGTCAACATAACGAAGCCAGAGGAACTAGAGCAAATAAGACTAAA GGAAAAGGACATAACGAAGGAAAGAGTTAAGAAAATATTGGACACGGGCTGCAACGTAGTGTTATCGTCGCAGGGAATAGACGACATGTCAATGAAGTACTTCGTTGAAGCAGGAGTAATAGCAGTGAGAAGAGTGCCCAAAAAGGATCTGAAAAACATATCgaaaataacaaaag GAAAGTTATTGTTAACGCTATCAACGTTTGATGGAGAAGAGGAATTTTCAAGTGACTACCTGGGAACATGTGAAAGCGTAGAGGAGAAACGTATAGGAGACTGGGACGCACTCTTTTTCAACACGGGAgatgaaaataaaggtAGCATGAGTA ATGTACAAGTGGGAGACAGTAGTTGCACAATGGTACTAAGAGGAGCCAACGACTTTTTCATCAATGAGTTGGAAAGATCAGTACACGACGCACTGTGTGCCCTAAGCACAGCATTGGAACAGAATTCACTGGTGCCAGGAGGAGGGTCAGTGGAATCTAACCTCTCGATACACTTGCACAATTACTCTAAATCCCTG AGCTCGAGAGAACAGTTGGCAATCGATGAGTTTGCAGAGGCACTATTGGTGATACCGAAGACACTCTCATTGAACGCTGCATTAGATGCAACTGAGTACGTATCCATACTGAAGTCGTACCACGCAAAATACTACGCAAACAAG GATGAAAATAAGGATTATAAGTGGTACGGATTGTCATTGAACGACggaaaaattgaaaataacttaaaaatGGGAGTGCTGGAAGCAACGATTAGTAAAATTAAGTCGATCAAGTTCGCAACGGAAGCAGCAATAACAATACTGAGAATAGATGATCTGATAACACTGGAACCAGAAAAGGAGTTGCCAAACGAAGAtgattaa
- a CDS encoding uncharacterized protein (protein of unknown function DUF284, transmembrane eukaryotic family protein) encodes MGTPPEKSAEENPPDRENSQEFDELLDAGLENPSVQSETSRERLRKDVSIAIDREYVWLPSSRGMGPNYTSRIERMKQMDLKANYFVYNMYTPVGAATLSLILGALLLLLALVMLFFSMNVKLEVPYSENDAGPLTITLTKDFKPPIYVFYKITDFYVTHKKVVYDSEPAQVSKSSCRTFTTFAEILELRCIEGRNTLNGVDEWCADYKSNPKFNIPVYPCGPLAATLMTDNFEICSTEIPKNARGNYEGSDFDSCLDIQIQDEPELWKFAAYRIKSKKFARGFCWLDVTNPLYHTWLQHPYSSTFLKPYGVIHDKVEPGEYKIHLVNNLWPSEAWKAKKSIYITCTNFLGTKSIALEIVLICISGLYLLTGIVLLVLHFSGFRMKLSPWRGLSKVETGTVAEKEEFVRRASTVDLDIHLSKIPKSTGRCLCPLHL; translated from the exons ATGGGCACACCGCCCGAAAAAAGCGCCGAGGAGAATCCTCCAGACAGAGAAAACTCACAAGAGTTCGACGAACTGCTCGACGCAGGCCTGGAAAACCCGAGCGTGCAGAGCGAGACGAGCAGAGAACGGCTCCGAAAGGATGTGTCGATAGCAATCGACAGGGAGTACGTGTGGCTCCCCTCGTCGAGGGGCATGGGCCCGAACTACACGAGCAGAATAGAGCGGATGAAGCAGATGGACCTGAAGGCCAACTACTTCGTGTACAACATGTACACTCCCGTCGGAGCCGCGACGCTCTCGCTGATCCTGGGagcgctgctgctgctcctGGCGCTGGTCATGCTCTTCTTCTCAATGAACGTGAAGCTGGAGGTGCCCTACTCGGAGAATGACGCCGGGCCCCTGACGATAACGCTCACGAAGGACTTCAAGCCGCCGATCTACGTGTTCTACAAGATCACCGACTTCTACGTGACCCACAAGAAGGTGGTCTACGACTCGGAACCTGCGCAGGTCTCGAAGAGCTCCTGCAGAA CCTTCACCACGTTCGCCGAGATCCTGGAGCTGCGCTGCATCGAGGGCAGGAACACTCTGAACGGCGTCGACGAGTGGTGCGCCGACTACAAGAGCAACCCCAAGTTCAACATTCCGGTCTACCCGTGCGGCCCCCTGGCTGCCACGCTGATGACCGACAACTTTGAGATTTGCTCCACGGAGATACCCAAGAACGCCCGCGGCAACTACGAGGGCTCCGACTTCGACTCGTGTCTGGACATTCAGATTCAGGACGAGCCTGAGCTGTGGAAGTTTGCGGCCTACAGA aTTAAATCAAAGAAGTTTGCAAGAGGCTTTTGCTGGTTGGACGTGACGAATCCGCTCTATCACACGTGGCTTCAGCACCCATACTCGAGTACATTTTTGAAGCCATACGGAGTAATACATGACAAAGTGGAGCCAGGAGAATACAAGATACACCTGGTGAACAACCTGTGGCCATCCGAAGCGTGGAAGGCCAAGAAATCAATATACATAACGTGCACCAACTTCCTAGGAACCAAGTCAATAGCATTGGAAATAGTACTAATATGTATAA GCGGACTTTATTTGTTGACGGGAATAGTGCTGTTGGTCTTGCACTTCTCAGGATTCAGAATGAAATTAT CGCCATGGCGTGGACTATCGAAGGTGGAAACGGGAACGGTGGCTGAAAAGGAGGAGTTCGTAAGAAGAGCAAGCACAGTTGACCTGGACATACACCTGAGTAAGATCCCAAAAAGCACAGGAAGGTGTTTATGCCCTCTACATTTGTAA
- a CDS encoding DNA-directed RNA polymerase: MTTVADLNKPFSPCDLKKIRSIEFGILDPEIIKRMSVCEITLTELYREGVPQTGGLNDLRMGTTDPRHVCTTCRMDLKYCPGHFGHIVLAKPMYHYGFMPTIIKILSSVCFNCSKLRLDKEDPKMRNILKIPPGAMRLNYIATMSKPITNCQFKSQSVSKVQGCGYPQPIFTKEGPNLMIKFTQKQREVLEEAEEPCDDIQRPLAPEEAFKVLKGITTEDMKYLGFVPERSQPSWLILNVLPVPPPAVRPYVQYGSDRSEDDLTLKLLDVLKTNNLIKRHDKRATAPHIIQEMCQLLQFHITTLFDNDIPGMPVASTRSKKPIKSIRARLKGKEGRLRGNLMGKRVDFSARTVITGDPNIPIDTIGVPKSIAMTLTFCETVNSLNYESLRKKVEVGPHDWPGAKYIIREDGTRFDLRHVKKSSELQLEYGYKVERHMQDGDYILFNRQPSLHKMSIMGHKAKILPYSTFRLNLSVTTPYNADFDGDEMNLHLVQSHETRAEVKHLMLVPKQIVSPQGNRPVMGIVQDSLLAVSKFTKRDTFLTRDELMSLLIWIPYWDGKLPQPAIFFPKNLWTGKQVISVLLTFNQAQGITNINLIRDGSIKLEKDNLNCSVNDSRVIIRKNEHLSGIICKKTVGCSSGSLIHILWHEAGPEKCRDFLTTLQKVVNNWFLQVGFTVSCSDICCSTTTLNKVSKILDKSKKEVQKLVLQAQKGKLKCQPGKSLFESFEARVNKELNDAREQSGSVVASSLNISNNILSMVNSGSKGSTINISQIIACVGQQNVEGKRIPFGFKDRSLPHFIKHDYGPESRGFVSNSYLSGLTPQEMFFHAMGGREGIIDTACKTSETGYVQRRLMKAMEDVMVQYDRTARNGNGEILQFLYGEDGMGAEYIEDQQIDLMTMDDEEMNRRFNHDFRSESYGLGWILNEEIRNTILSDFSQQVILVEEYQKLVDLKKMICEEIFPNGDHAQHLPVNIKRILEYATTQFPATTSSRNQLNPVDIALRTNKLLENMIIITTSGPTDVLSEEAQQNATILIKAHLRCNLNSRYLMEYVQIGNLALDWVYGEVERCFFKAIANPGECVGAIAAQSIGEPATQMTLNTFHFAGVSSKNVTLGLPRLKELINVVTNVRTPSLTIYLDANISKDQERAKEMQTQLEYTNFERLVENYSVIYDPVVNSTIVKEDYEWVRDYYDEFSNGEEERMLQLVETEAEFLNKFMTDVLSNIKLRGVKGITKVYMREETFTRYNGATGSFDRVSQWVLDTDGCNLENVLPIPCVEYTKTFSNDVSEIFNVFGIEAARRALLREIRAVISFDGAYVNYRHLSLLCDIMTQKGYLMSITRHGLNRADRGPLVKCSFEETLETLLSAAAFSEVDPLRGVTENVVVGQLSPYGTGCFDIMIDELKLRDANQSSATMADSVMGLISPDSTPMSPTTPASRINSMLSPIPFSPSYTSLMMSPSVAGLGPSTPGLMVDTYALGGSFSPTSPGSPTSPTSPMSPTSPAYSVTSPTYGAAASPTYLAASPSYSPTSPAYSPTSPAYSPTSPAYSPTSPSYSPTSPAYSPTSPAYSPTSPAYSPTSPAYSPTSPNLGYSPTSPAYSPTSPAYSPTSPAYSPTSPAYSPTSPNVPYSPADPFSPNPFQEDPQE, translated from the exons ATGACCACAGTGGcagatttaaataaaccaTTCTCGCCGTGCGATCTGAAGAAGATACGCTCAATAGAGTTTGGAATACTGGATCCAGAAATCATCAAGAGGATGTCAGTATGCGAAATCACCCTGACGGAACTGTACCGCGAAGGTGTTCCACAAACAGGAGGATTGAACGACCTGAGAATGGGAACGACGGACCCTCGACACGTATGTACAACGTGCCGTATGGACCTAAAGTATTGCCCAGGACATTTCGGGCACATAGTCTTGGCAAAACCAATGTACCACTACGGGTTTATGCCGACAATCATTAAGATTCTCAGCAGCGTGTGCTTCAACTGTAGTAAGCTAAGATTGGACAAAGAGGACCCGAAAATGagaaatatattaaaaataccacCAGGAGCAATGCGACTCAACTACATAGCAACAATGTCTAAGCCAATCACAAATTGCCAGTTTAAATCACAGTCAGTATCGAAGGTCCAAGGCTGCGGATACCCACAGCCGATATTCACAAAGGAAGGACCGAACCTGATGATCAAATTCACACAAAAACAGAGAGAAGTGCTGGAGGAAGCAGAGGAGCCGTGCGACGACATACAAAGGCCGCTGGCGCCGGAGGAGGCGTTCAAGGTGCTGAAGGGGATCACGACGGAGGACATGAAGTACCTGGGATTCGTGCCGGAAAGGTCGCAACCGTCATGGCTTATCCTAAACGTGTTGCCAGTGCCGCCGCCAGCAGTGAGGCCGTACGTGCAGTACGGAAGCGACCGCAGCGAAGATGACCTgacgctgaagctgctggacgtgCTGAAGACGAACAACCTGATCAAGAGACACGACAAAAGAGCAACAGCACCGCACATAATACAGGAAATGTGCCAGCTGCTGCAGTTCCATATCACGACGCTGTTCGACAACGACATCCCAGGAATGCCAGTAGCCTCGACGAGGTCGAAGAAGCCGATCAAGTCGATAAGAGCAAGACTTAAGGGGAAGGAGGGAAGGCTGAGAGGGAACCTGATGGGAAAGAGAGTGGACTTCTCAGCAAGAACAGTGATCACAGGAGACCCGAACATACCAATAGACACGATAGGAGTGCCGAAGAGCATAGCAATGACGCTGACGTTCTGCGAAACTGTAAACTCGCTGAACTACGAGAGTCtgaggaagaaggtggaGGTGGGTCCGCACGACTGGCCGGGAGCTAAGTACATAATAAGAGAGGATGGGACGAGGTTTGACCTGCGACacgtgaagaagagcaGTGAGCTGCAGCTGGAGTACGGCTACAAGGTGGAGCGGCACATGCAGGACGGAGATTACATCCTCTTCAACAGGCAGCCCTCGCTGCACAAAATGAGCATCATGGGACACAAGGCGAAGATACTGCCGTACTCGACCTTCAGGCTCAACCTGAGCGTGACGACGCCGTACAACGCAGACTTCGACGGAGACGAAATGAACCTGCACCTGGTGCAGTCGCACGAAACGAGAGCGGAGGTGAAGCACCTGATGTTGGTGCCGAAGCAGATCGTATCACCGCAGGGGAACAGGCCAGTGATGGGAATTGTGCAGGACTCGCTGCTGGCAGTCTCGAAGTTCACGAAGAGAGACACCTTCCTGACGCGCGACGAGCTGATGTCGCTGCTGATCTGGATACCCTACTGGGACGGGAAGCTGCCGCAGCCAGCAATCTTCTTCCCGAAGAACCTGTGGACGGGAAAGCAGGTGATCTCAGTGCTGCTGACGTTCAACCAGGCGCAGGGGATCACGAACATAAACCTGATCAGAGACGGAAGCATAAAGCTGGAGAAGGACAACCTGAACTGCAGCGTGAACGACTCGAGAGTCATAATTAGGAAAAATGAGCACCTGAGCGGGATCATCTGTAAGAAGACAGTGGGCTGCAGCTCAGGCTCGCTGATACACATCCTGTGGCACGAGGCGGGTCCGGAGAAGTGCAGAGACTTCCTGACGACGCTGCAGAAGGTAGTTAACAACTGGTTCCTGCAGGTGGGCTTCACAGTCTCGTGCAGCGACATCTGCTGCTCGACGACGACACTAAACAAGGTGTCGAAGATCCTGGACAAGAGTAAGAAGGAGGTGCAGAAGCTGGTGCTGCAGGCGCAGAAGGGGAAGCTGAAGTGTCAGCCAGGAAAGTCGCTATTCGAGTCGTTTGAAGCACGAGTGAACAAGGAGTTGAACGACGCAAGAGAGCAGAGCGGGAGCGTGGTAGCGTCGTCACTTAACATATCGAACAACATCCTGTCTATGGTAAACTCGGGCTCGAAGGGGTCGACGATAAACATATCGCAGATCATAGCGTGCGTGGGTCAGCAGAACGTGGAGGGGAAGAGAATCCCCTTCGGCTTCAAGGACAGAAGTCTGCCGCACTTCATCAAGCACGACTACGGGCCTGAGAGCAGAGGCTTCGTGTCGAACAGTTACCTGAGCGGTCTGACGCCGCAGGAAATGTTCTTCCACGCAATGGGAGGAAGAGAGGGGATCATCGACACGGCGTGCAAAACAAGTGAGACGGGGTACGTGCAGAGAAGGCTGATGAAGGCAATGGAAGACGTGATGGTGCAGTACGACAGAACAGCAAGAAACGGAAACGGAGAGATCCTGCAGTTCCTGTACGGAGAAGATGGCATGGGAGCGGAGTACATCGAGGACCAGCAGATAGACCTGATGACGatggacgacgaggagatgAACAGAAGGTTCAACCACGACTTCAGAAGTGAGTCGTACGGACTGGGCTGGATCCTGAACGAGGAAATAAGAAACACGATACTGAGCGACTTCTCGCAGCAAGTAATCCTGGTGGAGGAGTACCAGAAGCTGGTagacctgaagaagatgatctGCGAGGAGATCTTCCCGAACGGAGATCACGCGCAGCACCTGCCGGTGAACATAAAGAGGATCCTGGAGTACGCGACGACGCAGTTCCCGGCGACGACGAGCTCGAGAAATCAGCTGAACCCAGTGGACATAGCACTGAGAACGAataagctgctggaaaacatGATCATCATTACGACGAGTGGCCCTACCGACGTGCTGTCGGAGGAGGCGCAGCAAAATGCGACGATCCTGATCAAGGCGCACCTGCGCTGCAACCTTAACAGCAGGTACCTGATGGAGTACGTGCAAATAGGAAACCTGGCGCTCGACTGGGTGTACGGAGAAGTGGAGCGCTGCTTCTTCAAAGCAATAGCGAACCCGGGCGAGTGCGTAGGAGCAATAGCAGCGCAGTCGATAGGAGAGCCGGCGACGCAGATGACGCTCAACACGTTCCACTTCGCAGGAGTGAGCAGCAAGAACGTGACGCTGGGACTGCCGCGCCTGAAGGAGCTTATCAACGTGGTGACGAACGTGAGGACGCCCTCGCTGACGATTTACCTGGACGCGAACATAAGCAAGGACCAGGAGAGAGCGAAGGAGATGCAGACGCAGCTGGAGTACACGAACTTTGAGCGCCTGGTGGAGAACTACAGCGTAATATACGACCCGGTGGTTAACAGCACGATCGTGAAGGAGGACTACGAGTGGGTGCGAGACTACTACGA CGAGTTCAGCAACGGAGAG gaggagcgAATGCTGCAGCTGGTGGAAACTGAGGcggagttcctgaacaAGTTCATGACGGACGTCCTGAGCAACATTAAGCTGCGCGGAGTGAAGGGGATCACGAAGGTGTACATGCGCGAGGAGACATTCACGCGCTACAACGGAGCGACGGGCAGCTTCGACAGAGTCTCGCAGTGGGTGCTGGACACGGACGGCTGCAACCTGGAAAACGTGCTCCCGATACCATGTGTGGAGTACACGAAGACATTCAGCAACGACGTGAGCGAGATCTTCAACGTATTCGGAATCGAGGCGGCACGGCGCGCGCTCCTGAGGGAGATCAGAGCAGTGATCTCGTTCGACGGAGCATACGTCAACTACAGGCACCTCTCGCTGCTCTGCGACATCATGACGCAGAAGGGGTACCTGATGAGCATCACGAGGCACGGGCTCAACAGAGCGGACCGAGGGCCGCTGGTTAAGTGCAGCTTCGAGGAGACGCTGGAAACGCTGCTTTCAGCCGCAGCATTCTCGGAGGTGGACCCGCTGCGCGGCGTGACGGAGAACGTGGTCGTGGGACAGCTCTCGCCCTACGGCACGGGCTGCTTCGACATCATGATCGACGAGCTGAAGCTGCGCGACGCGAACCAGTCGAGCGCGACGATGGCGGACTCGGTGATGGGCCTGATCTCGCCGGACTCGACGCCCATGAGTCCGACGACGCCGGCGAGCAGGATCAACTCGATGCTCTCGCCGATCCCCTTCAGCCCCTCGTACACGTCGCTGATGATGTCGCCGAGCGTCGCGGGGCTGGGCCCGAGCACGCCGGGCCTCATGGTCGACACGTACGCGCTCGGCGGCAGCTTCAGCCCGACCTCGCCGGGCTCGCCCACGAGTCCCACGAGCCCGATGAGTCCGACTAGCCCGGCCTACAGCGTTACGAGTCCGACCTACGGGGCGGCGGCGAGCCCGACGTACCTGGCCGCGTCGCCGTCCTACAGCCCGACCTCGCCAGCGTACTCGCCCACGTCCCCGGCCTATTCGCCAACGAGCCCAGCGTACTCGCCGACATCGCCCTCGTACTCCCCGACGAGTCCGGCTTACTCCCCTACTTCCCCTGCCTACAGTCCGACTTCTCCCGCGTATTCGCCGACGAGTCCGGCCTACAGTCCCACGAGTCCTAACCTGGGATACAGTCCGACGTCCCCAGCATATTCTCCGACGAGTCCCGCGTACTCGCCGACATCTCCGGCCTACAGTCCGACCTCGCCAGCTTACAGTCCCACGAGTCCGAACGTGCCGTATTCGCCAGCGGATCCGTTCTCGCCAAACCCGTTCCAAGAAGACCCCCAGGAGTAG